GGTGCGCCATTATCACATGATCCTTCCCTCCTGAGATCTTCCACTCTTTTTGAGACGTTACGTATCTCACCAAATTGTCCTATCAATAAATTAAGATCCAAGCCAAGTTATTATCTGAAAGATTATTATAACACTTACGTTACATGTTAGAAATGCGTATTATACTAGAATCTTTGCAATATAGTATATTTTCAACGTTTAAGCAATCAGTATTCAGCACAAAAATGTTAAGAATTAAACTTATAAGGaaatatttggattttgattaCCTGTAACTCTCTGTCTTggctcttcttctgcttttggTTAACCTTAGAGAATCGGTTATAGCTCAATGAAGAGAAGAAGGGCACGAACACTACATCAGCTTCGCTCGAGTTCTTCACACGTACCGCGGCACGAGAGCTTCTAGAATCTTCTGGGAGCTCAGAGAACAAAAGATCTAATGTTAGCCAATACTCAACACTGTGCTGCAAGTTAAGACCACCTGGATGGTGAGGAACGTTGACTCTGATATCAGGCCAAACGACGTCATTGTTTCTCTCTGGCTTCCAACCTAATAACCCAAAGTGAAACTCTGGACTCATATCATACATGTAGACTTTCAATGGCGTCGGAGAAGGAGAAACCTTATTCTCGATGCATTGGAGGGTTTTGGCTCTGTTTTCGTTGATGAATGACTCTGTTTTTGTCGCtcctctgttttcatttttgtgttCCTCTGTTTCCGCACCTTCTCTGTTTTGAGGAGAACTGTTTgagttcttgatgatgatgagaggtGCATCAGTGGGTTCTGATACTGAGATGTAGTCGAGAACTCGGTTAGGGTTTGTGGaagaaaagattaagaaccaAGATGCGACGGTGAGGATCGATATAAGCAAGAAAATTATAGATTTACGAGTGATGATTACTGCGAGAAAACGTGAGTTTGATCTCTCAACCATCTCTGAGAAACTAAGAGAAGAGATTGGAGAGAAGGAATCATATATATCAAGAATCTGAATTTACGATGAACAGattcatagaagaagaagaagaagaaagatcgtGTAAGATTCAGGAGATATTTTCTGTAACTAGGTTTTAGGGATTAGGAGAATTTCCCCGAGAAAGTGACGAAGTTGAGACTTATGAGAGTGATAAGAAAATTGTGAGGGGGTAGATGAGAAACGATGAAAACGcccaaagagagaagaagaagaaacaacacaacaacacgctcttttactcttcttctctctctctctctatctcgcTTGTGAAGGAAGAAACTGAGTCGTCGTCGTTGATCTTTAGACGCGGGGCGATAAAGAAACGATCTTAGAATTTGTTATACccaaaagatttatttttatcattaccccaaaaaaaaaaaaaagttttatttttattgtcatAATAACCATTCCAAGAATAAAGTGGTAAAATATGTATCAATATTACTGATCTTGTGTGAAAAATTAGATAGTTAATGGCTTAATGGTAGTCAGAAAATGGTCAAAACGTTATGATGATTGTTTAAATGgaatttatcaaattttgacTCAAGATAAGAGtttaataaatattgtaaagtaaaacaatttatattattgggCCACGAAATTTATAGCATTTTTTAGGTGAATATTAAAGACACATATAGTGTAATCGTTTTCTTAACTATTTTATAGCTTTTTTagtagtataaaaaaaattcttaagtGACTTCCTGGTTATTCATATAGATAACGTAACGTCTGTACTTTACTTATGAATAATTAATCCCTTGTATAATTGTTGATACttcaattaattaacataaaaaatacatttatatgaAAAGTCCATATAATTATGTAAACTAAATGTGCAAATCACATCGTCGGTTGGTCTGTCAACGTTTACGTGGGATGAAACCTGACAACtcattgaatttaatttttaacaatgTTGCGTGTGTGTGACCTAATCAAATCCCATAAGCACAAGTTTTTGAGAACCGACGTTGTGAAATTCTCAAGCACTTCCAAAGTAAAAACAGATCTGATTATTGATGAGTTGCCACGTCTTTTATATGGCCCACAATATAGCAAAGCCCAAAATCATTACATTACTTTGGGCCAACAGCAAAAACTCCTGTAACCTCCTTTCAAAATTATGACTTTTTCCTAGTCTTCTTTTGTAAATTCCAAACTAATGAGTTGGGCGAGAGTGAGAGGTTTGTAGGCTAAAagctaataataattttttttttttttaagtctgaATCAGACTTGCTGATCATTCAATGTGATCATATTAGTTGTTTAAGTTTATTAGgttatcataaaataaaaaccctagagAAAGACAGAAAGTCCAACACATGAGCGAGGAAAGGAAACTTTTAATGTTATTGTAAAATTCACTTATCATCATCAATAGTCACGATTTCATAATGTTGTGTGTGTACGTAGTGTTAGTATACACGCATTAGTCACCATTTCCATCACAAATCACTTTTTCTACACAGTGGTAACTAAAATCACTTTGCATAGCTATAAATTAAACCCACTTGAAAGGAGAaattttatcacaaaaaaactaaaaaagatttTGACGGACTAAATTGCTGTCATCGTCGCACAAATTAGTTCAATTCAGAAAGATCAGGTGACGAAAGCATTGGTCAAAGAAGAAGCATCACCGATATTCTTTCCTACTGATGCACAAAATCGATCAGGCTCACAATGCGGTTTCCTTAGTATAGGGTCATACTTTGCTGATCACTGATAATAACTTGGCGACAATCCAAGAGATTCGTGCTTTGAACCCGAATGTCCACATTGTCGGGGTCACCATTGATTTCACTCGTCAAGAGTTTGCCGAACAGAGCATTGCATTCACAGCGGATCAATGTGATcatattgtttaatttgttatcATACAAAAAAACCTAGAGAAAGTCCAACacatgagaagaaaaggaaacttaatattattgaaaatttattaagcaaattataagaaaagtaaaaggaaaaagaaagtagaacaaaacaaaaaaaagaagtagaagatctGCCGTTGCTCCAACCATCCGGCGGATCCTGACCGTTTGATCTAATATTacatggattttgtttttgggcaaaacaaatattttatttttaacacaTGGAATCTTTCTCTCTGACTTAACAAAGAGCTTGATCagtaattgaattttttttttcctttcaaccTAACTCATGTTATTAATTAATGTGGTACAAggaaatatcttattatataaagtttgttATAATATCTTACTATATAAGGGAATattcttaaagaaaaaaatcaaaataatgtaaaaaagatattttctaaaatcatcatgaatttctaataagaaatcaaatttaattaaacaatataaccaaaatctaaaaatactacaacataattaaatttaaatattaaaaagatagaataaacaaaaatattgatagttagtagatttcctttttacaataggtttagaacttttactttttaatgttttagtaaatttagaattgacaaaTGTCAACATTTTATCAATCTTATTAATGATTAACTTTgatatcaaactttatataataagatatattaatacataattaatCCTATCAACTTATGATACATGTATCATGTTCTGAAATCTATAATTACAACAATTATGacttatggtatatatattgtttttttgtagatttacAACGACATGTGTCGTAGAATCACAATTTAATAATTAGATTTCATAAATAACATTCCAGAGAAAAATACACCTAAGATCATATCTATATAACActtcacacatatatatatatatatatctacaattTAATACTTAGATTTGatataaatacatacatatttatatatacacttcACATAATATGCATTCtctttaagaaatatatatgtatatgtataactTTACTATAAACAATTTCTTACTTAAAAACTATTTGAATAATTGACAGATCTCAAATCTAtagaataaatattataaactaaaaatagtCACACTATCATTATAAacctaattaaaaataattaacataatcTCTTTTAGAGATTTAGTTCTATTCAAGGCTTTATAGATAGGagatacataaatatatgttttcatatataaatgtgtaGGCTTCAGATCATGAGGGAAAAtatcataaacaagaaaaaaaagataacaactAGTCATCAACTCGAAACAATATAAACGAAGCACATAATCGAAACACCAGTCACGAAATGGAACTGCACCATGACGTAGTCGAACATATTCTAGAGAAACTTCCAGTGAAATCATTGCTCAGATTCAAACTTGTGTCAGTACTTGTGTCAGTATAATCGAATCTAAATatttcaagaagaaaaatttgatcTATCGGCAATCACAAGATCCTGATATCCTTATCATCAATCCCTTTGAATTAATTGTTGATCATAATACTATTATTACCAGGGAAAACGTAATAAGGATACTTAAAATGAGTTCATCCGATTTGATCAAACTTCCTATTCTTTTCCCCCCGTGTAAAAAGACTCTTCTTGAGAACGACCCGCCTTTTCCTATTTACACATATTCAGTATCTGGAAGTTGTGACGGTATGTTTTGCTATTACAATCACGACAATTGTATTTATGTGGTCAATCCAGTTACTAGATGGTTTCGAAATGTTCCTCAAGCGAGATATCAAGCAGTTGTTCTCGACACGTTAAATAGAGAAAGATGGAATTATATGACTGACCATGCCCATTTGTGTAGTCTAGGATTTGGGAAAGACAAATTCACAGACACATACAAGCTAGTTTGGCTGTATAATTCATTTGAGATAagccttgaaaacactacaacctgtgaagtttttgattttagCACAAACACTTGGAAGTATGTTACCGCTGCTCCTTGTCGTATTCTTAATTACCATATTCCAGTATACTTAGATGGATCGCTTCACTGGTTCACTGATGAGTCTATTGGGGAAACAAGAATCTTATCATTTAATTTTCATACAGAAACTTTTCATATAGTCTTAAAAACTCCGTTTCCTGAAGCACCTTCGTCATATTCTAAgaatatttttatgtgtaaCCTGAATGATCGGCTATGCGTATCGCAAAAAGAGTGGCTAAGACAAGAGATATGGTCATTAAACAATTCAGACATGATCTGGGAAAAAATCTATTCATTGGATCTAGATCCTAAATTGTTCAGCCATTTTCCTCCAATGGCTCTCACGCCATATGCTATTATATGCGCCATTCCTGTTGCggttttgaagaagaggaattCACTAGTTCTTTTTGATATAATGACACGTGCGGGGGATAGCAAGTTTACCATATATGATCCTGAATTGAGATCTTATGATGCATGTTCCCACAGTAAGTGCTACGCTGGACATTATTCAACTGCGGTACCCTTTACTCCAAGCTTGATCTCAATAGTAGAAGAATGACTATTTTAATACCagttttaattttagtttgatGCTTTTGGGCTgggccaacaaaaaaaaaaaaagagattctgTGAGTCTATATGGTCAACAGATCAAGTGATTGTAACTTTGATAGTACTTTTGTTAGCCGTGTGGTTGGTTTGCTGATTACATACATTTTAATCACTGCCTAATTTATTTACTGTTAAAATTATGTAGTGACTAGTTTTGGGTTCGTCCTATAAAAGAGAACTTCATGGATTctatacaaatctttttttaacataCATAATCTAAATAATCCTATGATagtcaagaaacagagaaataatTATCAGCATAATGAGAATAAACATACATTAACTAtaatagtcatatatataaaagtagagtttcagtctctccttattgctccacttggcaatgcaattttaacaaaaaaaaaattatattaaaacacaaatttaaaacaattaattttcacatttaactcacataatataaaactgaaatctttatagcttctccctataaattatacattaactttatttctccactaagttgtattaatcaattgtattaaaacaaaacaataaattagaattgtaactctNNNNNNNNNNNNNNNNNNNNNNNNNNNNNNNNNNNNNNNNNNNNNNNNNNNNNNNNNNNNNNNNNNNNNNNNNNNNNNNNNNNNNNNNNNNNNNNNNNNNNNNNNNNNNNNNNNNNNNNNNNNNNNNNNNNNNNNNNNNNNNNNNNNNNNNNNNNNNNNNNNNNNNNNNNNNNNNNNNNNNNNNNNNNNNNNNNNNNNNNNNNNNNNNNNNNNNNNNNNNNNNNNNNNNNNNNNNNNNNNNNNNNNNNNNNNNNNNNNNNNNNNNNNNNNNNNNNNNNNNNNNNNNNNNNNNNNNNNNNNNNNNNNNNNNNNNNNNNNNNNNNNNNNNNNNNNNNNNNNNNNNNNNNNNNNNNNNNNNNNNNNNNNNNNNNNNNNNNNNNNNNNNNNNNNNNNNNNNNNNNNNNNNNNNNNNNNNNNNNNNNNNNNNNNNNNNNNNNNNNNNNNNNNNNNNNNNNNNNNNNNNNNNNNNNNNNNNNNNNNNNNNNNNNNNNNNNNNNNNNNNNNNNNNNNNNNNNNNNNNNNNNNNNNNNNNNNNNNNNNNNNNNNNNNNNNNNNNNNNNNNNNNNNNNNNNNNNNNNNNNNNNNNN
The Camelina sativa cultivar DH55 chromosome 15, Cs, whole genome shotgun sequence DNA segment above includes these coding regions:
- the LOC104744458 gene encoding probable arabinosyltransferase ARAD1 translates to MVERSNSRFLAVIITRKSIIFLLISILTVASWFLIFSSTNPNRVLDYISVSEPTDAPLIIIKNSNSSPQNREGAETEEHKNENRGATKTESFINENRAKTLQCIENKVSPSPTPLKVYMYDMSPEFHFGLLGWKPERNNDVVWPDIRVNVPHHPGGLNLQHSVEYWLTLDLLFSELPEDSRSSRAAVRVKNSSEADVVFVPFFSSLSYNRFSKVNQKQKKSQDRELQDNLVRYVTSQKEWKISGGKDHVIMAHHPNSMSTARHKLYPAMFVVADFGRYSPRVANVDKDIVAPYKHLVPSYVNDTSGFDGRPILLYFQGAIYRKAGGFVRQELYYLLKEEKGVHFSFGNVRNHGITKAGDGMRSSKFCLNIAGDTPSSNRLFDAIASHCVPVIISDDIELPYEDVLNYNEFCLFVRSSDALKKGFLMGLVRSIGREEYNKMWKRLKEVEKYFVFRFPSKDNNGDDAVQMIWKAVARKAPLVKMKVHRFQRFKRPF